Within the Desulforegula conservatrix Mb1Pa genome, the region AGGTTTATCTGAAGGCCTATGGAAGCATGTCAGAAGCGAGACACAAAATTGGCGATTATCTGAGGTTCTACAACACAAAAAGGCCTCACCAGAGCTTTAAGAATAATACGCCTGATAAAACATATTTTGAAGGTCTGGAAATTCCAATCGCCGCTTGAAGCTTTTATTAAAAATATGAGACACAGAGGTCAAAATTATATAAGGATTTGTTGATAGGATTTTCACTTATATTTTCAGAAAATCTGTCCAATCAAAACCGACCACTTATAAAGGCCGGATTGGTCTGTTAAGAATAAAACAGCGAAGAGTTCTTTGCCGGTGACGGCATTGAAACTCTTCGCTGAGATAGTCTCTGGAAAAAACCGGAGGTGTTATTTACCCTTTCTTCTCTGATGGCGTGTGCGGGCTAAAAGTTTCCGGTGCTTGTGCTTGCGCATCTTTTTACGCCTTTTTTTGATTACGCTACCCAATCGATCACCTCCAAATCCTTGTTAAATTTAAATAAAATTATTTTTAGTATGAAATATATAGGTCAAACAAACTTTGCTATTATCATTTATTC harbors:
- a CDS encoding integrase core domain-containing protein, encoding MKAYGSMSEARHKIGDYLRFYNTKRPHQSFKNNTPDKTYFEGLEIPIAA
- a CDS encoding 30S ribosomal protein bS22, with protein sequence MGSVIKKRRKKMRKHKHRKLLARTRHQRRKGK